A single region of the Triticum dicoccoides isolate Atlit2015 ecotype Zavitan chromosome 2B, WEW_v2.0, whole genome shotgun sequence genome encodes:
- the LOC119362527 gene encoding uncharacterized protein LOC119362527: protein MVADYMYDEHTKGEFVPTTMKGCHYLVDWPLDNSKLGAPSYASRFTSDDNEVIDIEKIWLCDEISEENELKDTCLSFSLFLLLRRRYFRFACGESKERAHDFVFKGLLRENEEGTTDCNRAFRLIEVELAFMYDFFFTTSATIYYGSRAATVTSLLSVFFLSLTIFLTFSLHPSPIQEGDMTTSLFILASAALLELLQLLLYWTSIWSRVSFVCRYLREQARLNTRGSCCSCSYSWCCCRCVLLRLKGLLAKIGVHWTPNKHYWQHKLGQYSLLDYRPTLCDKLKDYLGRLIHVSLILHPIDYHTRRVRRKRGKSTEITAEVQKALIYSLKCSNGELTNGKSSLVSNGAGHLLWACERAVHSESDTSCIILTWHIATWYCERGTLGCSPCPDKETELKVHLGVATKLSKYCAYLLVSAPKLLPGHEYDTSCVFDEVAEEARKFLSYVNVRDKYQALKNYGLEESEATIFQSGAKLGKQLEEIEDVTRRWKVLADFWSEILLYIAPSDNVDEHIEQLTRGGEFITHLWALLSHAGILQRDQPNLSNMRAENSEGSSARHPEREQNSANLEENTQDNSARARHQEVVQDSVDPEEATPLADHPVQMDGSLLSTGLTLQAHSQGVQARPPQIPAQDISTENECHIDVPEAPSSTQQALPEQITHQRAVGSAQ from the exons ATGGTTGCTGATTACATGTATGACGAGCACACCAAGGGTGAATTTGTTCCAACCACCATGAAAGGTTGCCATTACCTGGTTGACTGGCCCCTCGACAACTCCAAGTTGGGTGCTCCATCATATGCATCACGATTTACATCGGATGACAATGAAGTCATTGACATAGAGAAGATATGGCTTTGTGATGAAATTTCAGAAGAGAATGAGCTAAAGGATACATGtctttccttctctctttttcttctgtTGAGAAGGCGCTACTTTCGGTTTGCCTGTGGCGAATCGAAGGAAAGGGCACATGATTTTGTCTTCAAGGGGCTGCTACGGGAGAATGAGGAAGGTACCACAGACTGCAACCGGGCTTTTAGGCTGATTGAGGTTGAGTTAGCATTTATGTATGATTTCTTTTTCACCACATCTGCCACCATTTATTATGGATCAAGGGCTGCAACAGTTACTTCATTGCTTTcagtcttcttcctctctcttacaATATTTTTGACATTCAGCTTGCATCCATCACCCATACAAGAAGGTGACATGACGACCAGCTTATTCATACTTGCATCTGCTGCTTTGCTTGAATTGCTTCAACTGCTACTTTACTGGACTAGCATTTGGAGCAGAGtatcctttgtctgtcggtatctcAGAGAACAAGCACGATTGAACACAAGGGGAagctgctgctcctgctcctaCTCCTGGTGCTGCTGCCGCTGCGTGCTGCTAAGATTGAAAGGGCTTCTTGCCAAAATTGGTGTGCATTGGACACCAAACAAACACTATTGGCAGCACAAGCTTGGGCAGTACTCTTTACTTGATTACCGTCCTACGTTATGTGACAAGCTCAAGGATTATTTGGGTAGACTAATACATGTATCACTTATCCTCCATCCAATAGACTATCACACACGAAGGGTTCGTCGAAAACGTGGGAAATCTACAGAGATAACTGCAGAAGTACAGAAGGCACTTATTTACTCCCTCAAATGTTCCAATGGTGAACTAACGAATGGAAAATCATCACTAGTGTCCAATGGAGCAGGACACCTTTTATGGGCTTGTGAACGGGCCGTGCACTCAGAATCAGACACAAGCTGCATTATTCTGACTTGGCACATTGCGACATGGTACTGTGAGAGGGGAACTCTTGGATGCAGCCCTTGCCCAGACAAGGAAACAGAACTCAAGGTCCATCTTGGTGTTGCCACAAAACTGTCGAAATACTGTGCATACCTGCTGGTCTCTGCACCAAAACTTCTTCCAGGGCACGAATATGATACGAGCTGTGTGTTTGATGAAGTTGCAGAGGAAGCTAGGAAATTTCTGTCATATGTGAATGTGAGGGATAAGTATCAAGCACTGAAGAACTACGGACTAGAAGAATCAGAGGCTACCATCTTCCAGAGTGGCGCTAAATTGGGAAAGCAGCTAGAGGAGATAGAAGATGTTACCAGGCGTTGGAAGGTGCTAGCTGATTTCTGGTCTGAGATACTGCTCTACATCGCGCCATCAGATAATGTCGACGAGCACATCGAGCAGCTCACACGGGGAGGCGAGTTCATCACCCACCTGTGGGCTCTGCTCTCACATGCTGGCATTCTACAGAGGGACCAACCTAATCTTAGCAATATGCGTGCAGAAAATAGTGAAGGTAGTTCTGCGAGACACCCAGAACGTGAGCAAAATTCAGCAAATCTTGAAGAAAATACTCAGGATAATTCTGCGAGAGCGAGACACCAAGAAGTTGTGCAAGATTCAGTAGATCCTGAAGAAGCTACTCCACTTGCTGATCATCCGGTGCAAATGGACGGCAGTCTGTTATCGACCGGTCTTACCCTCCAAGCTCATTCACAAGGTGTTCAAGCCAGACCGCCACAAATACCTGCGCAAGATATATCTACAGAAAATGAATGCCATATTGATGTTCCTGAAGCTCCAAGCTCAACGCAGCAAGCTCTCCCTGAACAA ATAACTCATCAAAGGGCCGTAGGATCAGCTCAGTAA